The following are encoded together in the Arcobacter sp. LA11 genome:
- a CDS encoding CvpA family protein produces MQDFTIFDMVIVSITVLLGLKGLFRGFIKEVFGLVGIIGGLFVASRVALDIGNIIAPILALENIATIKLIGFVIGLIGFWAIVYVLGIILSKIFSASGLGIFDRILGFVFGSAKVFLIFSVIAYALYQMQSFKGLMDKKFATSTTFPFLIETGGFIVKLDTSDFTNAIKKQLPNEEKEDIEEDPDLIKEKTFTEEIKDTVNEIKKTTVESGTTVINTVKKTVNENVEKVTNKIEETANKTPDELGNTEEIKKDAAKMAEELKEGN; encoded by the coding sequence ATGCAGGATTTTACTATTTTTGATATGGTAATCGTAAGTATCACTGTCCTACTTGGTTTAAAGGGACTATTTAGAGGTTTTATTAAAGAAGTTTTTGGGCTAGTTGGAATTATAGGTGGGCTTTTTGTAGCATCTAGAGTTGCTTTAGATATTGGGAATATAATTGCACCTATATTAGCTTTAGAAAACATTGCAACAATCAAATTAATTGGTTTTGTTATAGGACTTATTGGTTTTTGGGCAATTGTTTATGTACTTGGTATCATTTTAAGTAAAATATTTTCGGCAAGTGGACTTGGAATATTTGATAGAATTTTAGGTTTCGTTTTTGGTAGTGCAAAAGTATTTCTAATCTTCTCAGTTATTGCATATGCTTTATATCAAATGCAATCGTTTAAAGGATTAATGGATAAAAAATTTGCAACTTCAACAACATTCCCATTTTTAATTGAAACTGGTGGATTCATTGTAAAATTAGATACATCTGACTTTACAAATGCTATAAAAAAACAACTTCCAAATGAAGAGAAAGAAGATATTGAAGAAGACCCAGATTTAATAAAAGAAAAAACTTTTACTGAGGAAATCAAAGATACTGTAAATGAAATTAAAAAAACTACTGTTGAATCAGGAACTACTGTAATTAATACAGTTAAAAAAACTGTAAATGAAAATGTAGAAAAAGTTACTAATAAAATAGAAGAAACTGCAAATAAAACTCCAGATGAAC